A region from the Chitinophagaceae bacterium genome encodes:
- a CDS encoding phosphatidylglycerol lysyltransferase domain-containing protein, which yields MIPSFPQFKHIELSDKAEIESFTKKIPCYSDINFISIWNWFGKEEPTDADALFSVLNNNLVIKFTDYETHSQSFLAFIGETKIDETAEILLVYSQEHYHLNELRLIPEEIARCLNSDKWEIIEDRDQYDYILDIENLMDLPNWKSNEMSKRNLIKFQKNVVDYKFYDVESTHIPKIELINLFYLWAAEKKLVLPDFQSETDALKRYFDLKYNNLRLFVLKKGTKIIGFKAIELINNEYAMLHFSKANVKINEGIGIYETIYWLLSRDFLTRMNLKFLNIQQDLGIPGLRRGKEKLRPVKYLKKYIIKSKEGF from the coding sequence ATGATACCATCATTTCCTCAATTTAAACACATAGAACTTTCAGATAAAGCAGAAATAGAATCTTTCACAAAAAAAATTCCTTGTTACTCAGATATTAATTTTATAAGTATTTGGAATTGGTTTGGCAAAGAAGAACCTACAGATGCGGATGCTCTCTTCTCTGTACTTAATAATAATTTAGTCATCAAGTTTACTGATTATGAAACACACAGCCAATCTTTTCTTGCTTTCATAGGAGAAACAAAAATAGATGAGACGGCTGAAATTTTATTGGTATATTCACAAGAACACTACCATCTCAATGAACTTCGTCTGATACCTGAGGAAATTGCCAGATGTCTCAATTCCGATAAATGGGAAATAATAGAAGACAGAGACCAATATGACTATATATTAGATATTGAAAATTTAATGGACTTACCTAATTGGAAAAGTAATGAGATGTCTAAAAGAAACCTCATAAAATTTCAAAAAAATGTTGTAGATTATAAGTTTTACGATGTAGAATCAACACATATACCAAAGATAGAACTGATAAATCTTTTCTATCTATGGGCAGCAGAAAAGAAACTTGTCCTCCCCGATTTTCAATCAGAGACAGATGCCTTAAAAAGATATTTTGACCTAAAGTATAATAACCTTCGTTTATTTGTTCTTAAAAAAGGGACTAAAATAATTGGATTTAAAGCAATAGAACTCATTAATAATGAATACGCAATGCTCCATTTTTCAAAAGCAAATGTAAAAATAAATGAAGGAATAGGGATATATGAAACCATATACTGGCTCTTATCAAGGGATTTTTTAACCCGTATGAACTTAAAATTTTTGAACATACAACAAGATTTGGGGATACCAGGATTAAGAAGAGGAAAAGAAAAATTAAGACCTGTAAAGTACCTGAAAAAATATATAATCAAATCTAAAGAGGGGTTCTAA